A genome region from Salvelinus alpinus chromosome 26, SLU_Salpinus.1, whole genome shotgun sequence includes the following:
- the topaz1 gene encoding uncharacterized protein topaz1 isoform X2 yields MLPSTGRVKLNRSVLKVEGNNGLPIVPRRRRPFKVLYSPTGETHGDPNRIRKTLECSSQNSELKTKDDFVLGNTESSVLKSENHNFPPYLGTEKGHLASETAVGKTTAVPADSGEQRSPPLTECEGKQQVSRGSSGAGTHDRGILEDSGTGSDDIETGKPVAKRMRLGYVHGDIMEQKQSSPSEPELEPGIAMASLEDSRTWSEMPCDIPPHFHTSHVSRSHSNATDAPVRSHQLMTQDGGWRVGPGGGDKSLESPANGMLSPWSVENGVGVDSPSDSDTEEQDLFSCRRVVAYMKRLHLSCARTYLSWPFPKPDSAQSLPVTSSVLNANGPLTPPGESESSAAGCVNGALMNGYGDSLVRAERTRVLTSHCTVSEYTPQTSYQVYAHRNGMKGDVEEGEGNMMEEKDMSNGIGGGEEDESVTQCSLSPDTSSKVYPSHPLCHKKPKSQLRTRGLHRNKASISPPPKAPTISTLLTPPKNHSETDTVFSVSSSLSQTDTDTVSCLSPPKTDSVSTFPPPKVSGGGETASTPPPIGLGSDIDTATAAFLLFSSASQNIETSPPPSSPTPSSFPTPSSPRRKDEAEAMFNATSSPSAVDSKTDTSHSDSFHSAESSPLPPDFSCLSAESSFLSSSSSLLPQEKRKAEGVEVQRREGDEIKGEVTASGDLKVLVLPGSESSSPEKQEQQRPEQKSTQGGLSLGKPKEREAVVATISNLAPGILGGQTPMLCITRLMLQTQSYSEEDVDFVDQKEKLSSAVDVGTQAQATSTDEDDGTCGEEGQSQSSGDGTLEPVRTQPCTDKDVDHHNQSTSCTKVTSENQEAGTPSSSGSHTQHQEVEVRAGSKVKLDSDPKADLLDEFTAYEQDILLVDVLLDDPELFGSLPQDRDPMRGSTRGQRAARARTTIGAGRALLLTGAGPSWATEKSSTTGTDGPPGSKTDQRRIIHFKDEENAGRSWRPVASSNPKPALVHSNSWPPTVHALHPDQGGTDYNYRPMKAEISERAKAIQSLNSFKSTLPYLMTGDSWCNGHTTSCKDPAAADTGPQRQFDSYCKYYFSMSDCFHKTCWFLHVPKRGDEKFCVETVLRFVRSSNPVCLQRAVSVFTSYYQFSPPGVYHTPLVLNSLLAALLKAGFLSDIITVLHVSTAHNILPSPAFLLALFDYVGEKDQSVLPELIQLTSKMVDAGLGLNVDQCERVLHMFLQSPQYHPADSPENYTTKPGNHRSMNTEAPTPEALSLAHALVELCSQQEDWGRLGVVFRSICHSHRSLVDLQHFSGCVAIALLEGDKDRLALPFASFTETVYQETEDWEDGLIKSFLGRIGVSLMFRYHKTQQWAKGRRLVDVLSRLKVNYSTLKGLFGNEDGASRCHLITIATELFLRSDSVEGALNTLRDNEWFLSSCVWPCSVEDVAERTTVLVRLAEITSHRDTLEVLTNLPGLKEPADLADISIYGCLFNSHLKSCVDRQTVTVASDTLGFMLSKSLAVDPPLLHTLLHKLGKQNIWLRARALFKQALCLGYYPGVKSVPGSLALTVPCSLGEMEIALAFEMVLTLNTTTILNTTGTPQSIIITLKRTGDSESEYLAAGSRLLSAAIVPNPKLTVHYTAVNSCQEQLFTVDTHTARRWLRHNHTWANEVWTHS; encoded by the exons ATGCTCCCATCTACAGGGAGGGTAAAATTAAATCGAAGCGTACTGAAAGTTGAAGGCAATAATGGACTGCCAATCGTGCCCAGACGGAGACGGCCATTCAAAGTGTTGTACTCGCCAACCGGCGAGACACATGGCGATCCTAACCGCATCAGGAAAACTCTGGAATGCTCTTCACAAAACAGCGAATTGAAAACGAAGGATGATTTTGTTTTGGGGAACACTGAATCCTCAGTTTTGAAATCCGAAAATCATAATTTCCCCCCATACTTGGGGACAGAAAAGGGGCACCTTGCGAGTGAGACAGCTGTCGGAAAAACAACTGCGGTGCCAGCAGACAGTGGGGAACAGAGGTCACCACCATTGACTGAATGTGAAG GTAAGCAGCAGGTGAGCAGGGGGTCAAGCGGGGCTGGAACGCATGACAGAGGCATTCTTGAAGACTCTGGAACAGGAAGTGATGACATAGAAACAGGAAAGCCAGTTGCTAAGCGGATGAGATTGGGTTATGTCCACGGAGACATAATGGAGCAAAAACAATCTAGTCCAAGCGAACCAGAACTGGAGCCTGGGATAGCTATGGCTTCCCTCGAAGACAGTCGGACGTGGTCGGAGATGCCATGTGACATCCCGCCGCATTTTCACACAAGTCATGTCAGTCGTAGTCATAGCAACGCTACAGATGCTCCTGTGAGATCACACCAGTTGATGACACAGGATGGAGGCTGGAGGGTTGGGCCTGGGGGAGGTGACAAGTCACTGGAGTCCCCTGCCAACGGGATGCTGTCTCCCTGGTCCGTGGAGAACGGAGTGGGGGTAGACTCCCCCTCTGATAGTGACACTGAGGAGCAAGACCTGTTCTCCTGTCGTAGAGTGGTGGCCTACATGAAGAGGCTGCACCTGTCCTGTGCACGCACCTACCTCTCCTGGCCCTTCCCCAAACCTGATTCTGCACAGTCACTCCCTGTGACATCATCAGTTCTCAACGCTAATGGACCACTGACACCTCCAGGGGAGTCTGAGTCATCAGCTGCGGGCTGTGTTAATGGAGCCTTGATGAACGGATATGGAGACTCACTGGTGAGGGCTGAGAGAACCAGAGTTCTCACCTCTCACTGTACAGTCTCTGAATACACTCCACAGACAAGCTACCAGGTCTATGCTCATAGGAATGGGATGAAGGGAGATgtagaagagggagagggaaataTGATGGAAGAGAAAGACATGAGCAATGGaataggaggaggagaagaggatgagagCGTGACCCAGTGTTCACTCTCTCCTGACACTTCAAGCAAGGTGTACCCATCCCACCCCCTGTGTCACAAGAAGCCAAAGTCCCAACTCAGAACTAGGGGTCTCCATCGCAACAAAGCTTCCATCTCCCCTCCACCTAAAGCTCCCACCatctccaccctcctcaccccaCCCAAAAACCACAGTGAAACTGATACCGTTTTTTCTGTTTCCTCCAGCCTTTCTCAAACTGACACAGACACCGTTTCTTGCCTCTCTCCACCCAAAACTGACTCTGTCTCAACCTTCCCTCCACCTAAAGTCAGTGGCGGCGGTGAGACagcctccaccccccctcctatAGGCCTCGGTAGTGACATAGACACAGCCACCGCCGCCTTTCTTCTGTTCTCATCTGCATCCCAAAACATAGAGACATCcccaccaccctcctctcctactccctcctcctttcctactccctcctcccctcgGAGGAAGGATGAAGCTGAGGCTATGTTCAATGCAACCTCCTCCCCGTCAGCTGTGGACAGTAAGACAGACACGTCTCACTCAGACTCCTTTCACTCAGCAGAGTCATCCCCTCTTCCACCAGATTTCTCCTGTCTTTCAGCTGAATCCTCCTTTCTCTCATCCAGCTCCTCACTTCTGCCTCAAGAAAAAAGAAAGGCAGAGGGAGTggaggtgcagagaagagagggagatgaaatAAAAGGAGAGGTGACTGCGAGTGGAGACCTGAAGGTTTTGGTTTTACCAGGCAGTGAGTCCTCCAGTCCAGAGAAGCAGGAGCAGCAGCGTCCAGAGCAGAAGAGCACACAGGGGGGCTTGTCGCTCGGCAAGCccaaagagagagaggctgtggtgGCCACGATCAGTAACCTCGCCCCTGGGATTCTTGGAGGTCAAACACCAATGCTGTGCATAACACGCCTGATGCTGCAGACACAGAGCTACTCAGAAGAGGACGTTGACTTTGTAGATCAGAAAGAGAAGTTGTCCAGTGCAGTAGATGTTGGAACACAGGCCCAGGCAACCTCCACTGATGAAGATGATGGTACATGTGGTGAAGAGGGGCAATCGCAGTCTTCTGGAGATGGGACACTAGAGCCTGTTAGAACCCAGCCCTGTACTGATAAAGATGTCGATCATCATAATCAGTCCACCTCCTGTACTAAGGTCACGTCTGAGAACCAGGAAGCCGGCACTCCTTCCTCTTCCGGGTCACACACTCAACACCAGGAAGTAGAAGTCAGGGCAGGGTCAAAGGTCAAGCTGGATAGTGACCCCAAAGCTGACCTCTTGGATGAGTTCACAGCCTACGAGCAGGACATCCTGCTTGTGGATGTTCTCCTGGATGACCCAGAGCTGTTTGGCAGCTTGCCTCAGGACCGTGACCCCATGCGGGGGTCAACCAGGGGACAAAGGGCCGCTAGAGCCAGGACCACCATTGGGGCAGGGAGAGCCCTACTACTCACGGGTGCAGGTCCCTCATGGGCCACTGAGAAAAG CTCCACCACGGGTACAGATGGGCCTCCTGGTTCTAAGACCGACCAGAGAAGAATTATCCACTTTAAAG atGAGGAGAATGCAGGACGATCTTGGAGACCTGTAGCCAGCTCCAACCCTAAGCCTGCCCTGGTCCACAGCAACAGCTGGCCCCCTACTGTCCACGCGTTACATCCAGACCAG GGTGGAACTGACTACAACTACAGGCCAATGAAGGCAGAGATCTCTGAGAG GGCCAAGGCCATCCAGTCTCTGAACTCATTTAAGAGCACACTGCCTTATCTGATGACTGGAGACTCCTGGTGCAATG GACATACAACCTCATGTAAAGACCCAGCGGCAGCAGACACCGGCCCTCAAAGACAATTTGACAGT TATTGCAAGTACTATTTCAGCATGTCGGACTGTTTCCATAAGACCTGTTGGTTCCTCCATGTGCCCAAGAGAGGAGACGAGAAG TTCTGTGTGGAGACGGTGCTGAGGTTCGTCAGGTCTTCCAACCCTGTCTGTCTGCAGAGGGCAG TGTCAGTGTTTACGTCGTACTACCAGTTCAGTCCTCCAGGAgtctaccacacccctctggtcCTGAATTCTCTCCTGGCCGCTCTGCTCAAAGCTGGCTTTCTGTCTGACATCATCACGGTGCTGCACGTCAGCACCGCCCACAACATACTG CCCAGTCCAGCGTTTCTCCTGGCTCTGTTTGACTATGTGGGAGAGAAAGACCAATCCGTCTTACCTGAACTCATTCAACTCACCTCTAAG ATGGTGGATGCAGGCTTGGGGTTAAATGTGGACCAATGTGAGCGTGTCCTACACATGTTCCTTCAGTCGCCACAATACCACCCAGCAGACTCACCTGAGAATTACACAACTAAACCTGGCAACCACAG GTCGATGAACACTGAAGCGCCCACTCCTGAAGCGCTGAGTCTGGCCCATGCTCTCGTGGAG ttgtGTTCCCAGCAGGAGGACTGGGGGAGGTTGGGTGTAGTCTTCCGCTCTATATGCCACTCCCACAGAAGTCTTGTCGACTTACAGCACTTCAGCGGCTGCGTTGCCATAGCGCTGCtcgagggggacaaagacagacTGGCCCTGCCCTTCGCCTCCTTCACTGAGACAG TGTACCaggagacagaggactgggagGATGGTCTGATCAAGAGCTTCCTGGGGAGAATAGGAGTCTCTCTGATGTTCAGATACCACAAGACACAACAATGGGCCaag ggccGGAGGCTGGTGGATGTGTTATCCAGGTTAAAGGTAAACTACTCCACTCTGAAGGGACTGTTCGGTAACGAGGATGGAGCTTCTCGCTGTCACCTGATCACAATAGCTACAGAACTCTTCCTTAGGAGCGACAGTGTAGAGGGGGCACTCAACACACTCCGAG ATAACGAGTGGTTCCTGAGTTCGTGTGTGTGGCCGTGTTCGGTGGAGgacgtagcagagagaacaacgGTTCTGGTTCGACTGGCTGAGATAACATCCcacagagacacactggaggTCCTCACTAACCTGCCTGGTCTTAAGGAAcctgcag ACCTAGCAGACATCTCCATATACGGCTGTCTGTTCAACAGTCACCTCAAGTCATGTGTCgacagacagactgtgactgtggcCTCAGACACGCTGGGTTTCATGTTGTCTAAGAGCCTGGCTGTGGACCCTCCTCTGCTGCACACTCTGCTGCACAAACTGGGCAAGCAAAACATCTGGCTTCGGGCTAGAGCTCTCTTCAAAC aggccCTGTGTCTAGGCTATTACCCTGGTGTGAAGTCCGTGCCAGGCTCTCTGGCACTGACCGTTCCCTGTTCCCTGGGGGAGATGGAGATAGCTCTGGCCTTTGAGATGGTCCTCACCCTCAACACTACAACCATCCTCAACACAACAGGCACACCACAGTCCATCATCATCACActcaagag aaCAGGAGACAGTGAGAGTGAGTACTTGGCGGCAGGCAGTCGCCTCCTCTCTGCAGCGATCGTCCCCAACCCTAAACTGACCGTCCACTATACAGCGGTCAACTCCTGTCAGGAACAGCTGTTCACGGTCGACACACACACCGCACGCCGCTGGCTCCGACACAACCACACCTGGGCCAATGAGGTCTGGACACATTCCTAG
- the topaz1 gene encoding uncharacterized protein topaz1 isoform X3: MLLLACPQRHWPRTRKSVLRRTRSIERKRNVSCLESVKAVEEQSPAQSRKRTNNPVSAALKLAKAQGREGKFEVENLQSATSAASAGTERGGAESTEGDAGHAVKKALSLLNGISSKQQVSRGSSGAGTHDRGILEDSGTGSDDIETGKPVAKRMRLGYVHGDIMEQKQSSPSEPELEPGIAMASLEDSRTWSEMPCDIPPHFHTSHVSRSHSNATDAPVRSHQLMTQDGGWRVGPGGGDKSLESPANGMLSPWSVENGVGVDSPSDSDTEEQDLFSCRRVVAYMKRLHLSCARTYLSWPFPKPDSAQSLPVTSSVLNANGPLTPPGESESSAAGCVNGALMNGYGDSLVRAERTRVLTSHCTVSEYTPQTSYQVYAHRNGMKGDVEEGEGNMMEEKDMSNGIGGGEEDESVTQCSLSPDTSSKVYPSHPLCHKKPKSQLRTRGLHRNKASISPPPKAPTISTLLTPPKNHSETDTVFSVSSSLSQTDTDTVSCLSPPKTDSVSTFPPPKVSGGGETASTPPPIGLGSDIDTATAAFLLFSSASQNIETSPPPSSPTPSSFPTPSSPRRKDEAEAMFNATSSPSAVDSKTDTSHSDSFHSAESSPLPPDFSCLSAESSFLSSSSSLLPQEKRKAEGVEVQRREGDEIKGEVTASGDLKVLVLPGSESSSPEKQEQQRPEQKSTQGGLSLGKPKEREAVVATISNLAPGILGGQTPMLCITRLMLQTQSYSEEDVDFVDQKEKLSSAVDVGTQAQATSTDEDDGTCGEEGQSQSSGDGTLEPVRTQPCTDKDVDHHNQSTSCTKVTSENQEAGTPSSSGSHTQHQEVEVRAGSKVKLDSDPKADLLDEFTAYEQDILLVDVLLDDPELFGSLPQDRDPMRGSTRGQRAARARTTIGAGRALLLTGAGPSWATEKSSTTGTDGPPGSKTDQRRIIHFKDEENAGRSWRPVASSNPKPALVHSNSWPPTVHALHPDQGGTDYNYRPMKAEISERAKAIQSLNSFKSTLPYLMTGDSWCNGHTTSCKDPAAADTGPQRQFDSYCKYYFSMSDCFHKTCWFLHVPKRGDEKFCVETVLRFVRSSNPVCLQRAVSVFTSYYQFSPPGVYHTPLVLNSLLAALLKAGFLSDIITVLHVSTAHNILPSPAFLLALFDYVGEKDQSVLPELIQLTSKMVDAGLGLNVDQCERVLHMFLQSPQYHPADSPENYTTKPGNHRSMNTEAPTPEALSLAHALVELCSQQEDWGRLGVVFRSICHSHRSLVDLQHFSGCVAIALLEGDKDRLALPFASFTETVYQETEDWEDGLIKSFLGRIGVSLMFRYHKTQQWAKGRRLVDVLSRLKVNYSTLKGLFGNEDGASRCHLITIATELFLRSDSVEGALNTLRDNEWFLSSCVWPCSVEDVAERTTVLVRLAEITSHRDTLEVLTNLPGLKEPADLADISIYGCLFNSHLKSCVDRQTVTVASDTLGFMLSKSLAVDPPLLHTLLHKLGKQNIWLRARALFKQALCLGYYPGVKSVPGSLALTVPCSLGEMEIALAFEMVLTLNTTTILNTTGTPQSIIITLKRTGDSESEYLAAGSRLLSAAIVPNPKLTVHYTAVNSCQEQLFTVDTHTARRWLRHNHTWANEVWTHS; this comes from the exons ATGTTGCTGCTGGCATGCCCCCAGCGACATTGGCCAAGAACTAGAAAATCTGTGCTGAGAAGAACACGATCAATAGAGCGCAAGAGGAACGTCTCTTGTTTAGAGTCAGTCAAGGCGGTTGAAGAGCAGTCTCCAGCTCAGTCACGAAAAAGAACCAATAACCCGGTGAGTGCTGCTTTGAAACTTGCGAAAGCGCAAGGGAGGGAAGGAAAGTTTGAAGTTGAGAATTTACAATCTGCAACGTCCGCTGCAAGTGCAGGGACAGAACGAGGAGGTGCAGAATCTACGGAAGGGGATGCTGGCCACGCCGTAAAAAAGGCACTCTCCCTACTTAATGGGATTTCAA GTAAGCAGCAGGTGAGCAGGGGGTCAAGCGGGGCTGGAACGCATGACAGAGGCATTCTTGAAGACTCTGGAACAGGAAGTGATGACATAGAAACAGGAAAGCCAGTTGCTAAGCGGATGAGATTGGGTTATGTCCACGGAGACATAATGGAGCAAAAACAATCTAGTCCAAGCGAACCAGAACTGGAGCCTGGGATAGCTATGGCTTCCCTCGAAGACAGTCGGACGTGGTCGGAGATGCCATGTGACATCCCGCCGCATTTTCACACAAGTCATGTCAGTCGTAGTCATAGCAACGCTACAGATGCTCCTGTGAGATCACACCAGTTGATGACACAGGATGGAGGCTGGAGGGTTGGGCCTGGGGGAGGTGACAAGTCACTGGAGTCCCCTGCCAACGGGATGCTGTCTCCCTGGTCCGTGGAGAACGGAGTGGGGGTAGACTCCCCCTCTGATAGTGACACTGAGGAGCAAGACCTGTTCTCCTGTCGTAGAGTGGTGGCCTACATGAAGAGGCTGCACCTGTCCTGTGCACGCACCTACCTCTCCTGGCCCTTCCCCAAACCTGATTCTGCACAGTCACTCCCTGTGACATCATCAGTTCTCAACGCTAATGGACCACTGACACCTCCAGGGGAGTCTGAGTCATCAGCTGCGGGCTGTGTTAATGGAGCCTTGATGAACGGATATGGAGACTCACTGGTGAGGGCTGAGAGAACCAGAGTTCTCACCTCTCACTGTACAGTCTCTGAATACACTCCACAGACAAGCTACCAGGTCTATGCTCATAGGAATGGGATGAAGGGAGATgtagaagagggagagggaaataTGATGGAAGAGAAAGACATGAGCAATGGaataggaggaggagaagaggatgagagCGTGACCCAGTGTTCACTCTCTCCTGACACTTCAAGCAAGGTGTACCCATCCCACCCCCTGTGTCACAAGAAGCCAAAGTCCCAACTCAGAACTAGGGGTCTCCATCGCAACAAAGCTTCCATCTCCCCTCCACCTAAAGCTCCCACCatctccaccctcctcaccccaCCCAAAAACCACAGTGAAACTGATACCGTTTTTTCTGTTTCCTCCAGCCTTTCTCAAACTGACACAGACACCGTTTCTTGCCTCTCTCCACCCAAAACTGACTCTGTCTCAACCTTCCCTCCACCTAAAGTCAGTGGCGGCGGTGAGACagcctccaccccccctcctatAGGCCTCGGTAGTGACATAGACACAGCCACCGCCGCCTTTCTTCTGTTCTCATCTGCATCCCAAAACATAGAGACATCcccaccaccctcctctcctactccctcctcctttcctactccctcctcccctcgGAGGAAGGATGAAGCTGAGGCTATGTTCAATGCAACCTCCTCCCCGTCAGCTGTGGACAGTAAGACAGACACGTCTCACTCAGACTCCTTTCACTCAGCAGAGTCATCCCCTCTTCCACCAGATTTCTCCTGTCTTTCAGCTGAATCCTCCTTTCTCTCATCCAGCTCCTCACTTCTGCCTCAAGAAAAAAGAAAGGCAGAGGGAGTggaggtgcagagaagagagggagatgaaatAAAAGGAGAGGTGACTGCGAGTGGAGACCTGAAGGTTTTGGTTTTACCAGGCAGTGAGTCCTCCAGTCCAGAGAAGCAGGAGCAGCAGCGTCCAGAGCAGAAGAGCACACAGGGGGGCTTGTCGCTCGGCAAGCccaaagagagagaggctgtggtgGCCACGATCAGTAACCTCGCCCCTGGGATTCTTGGAGGTCAAACACCAATGCTGTGCATAACACGCCTGATGCTGCAGACACAGAGCTACTCAGAAGAGGACGTTGACTTTGTAGATCAGAAAGAGAAGTTGTCCAGTGCAGTAGATGTTGGAACACAGGCCCAGGCAACCTCCACTGATGAAGATGATGGTACATGTGGTGAAGAGGGGCAATCGCAGTCTTCTGGAGATGGGACACTAGAGCCTGTTAGAACCCAGCCCTGTACTGATAAAGATGTCGATCATCATAATCAGTCCACCTCCTGTACTAAGGTCACGTCTGAGAACCAGGAAGCCGGCACTCCTTCCTCTTCCGGGTCACACACTCAACACCAGGAAGTAGAAGTCAGGGCAGGGTCAAAGGTCAAGCTGGATAGTGACCCCAAAGCTGACCTCTTGGATGAGTTCACAGCCTACGAGCAGGACATCCTGCTTGTGGATGTTCTCCTGGATGACCCAGAGCTGTTTGGCAGCTTGCCTCAGGACCGTGACCCCATGCGGGGGTCAACCAGGGGACAAAGGGCCGCTAGAGCCAGGACCACCATTGGGGCAGGGAGAGCCCTACTACTCACGGGTGCAGGTCCCTCATGGGCCACTGAGAAAAG CTCCACCACGGGTACAGATGGGCCTCCTGGTTCTAAGACCGACCAGAGAAGAATTATCCACTTTAAAG atGAGGAGAATGCAGGACGATCTTGGAGACCTGTAGCCAGCTCCAACCCTAAGCCTGCCCTGGTCCACAGCAACAGCTGGCCCCCTACTGTCCACGCGTTACATCCAGACCAG GGTGGAACTGACTACAACTACAGGCCAATGAAGGCAGAGATCTCTGAGAG GGCCAAGGCCATCCAGTCTCTGAACTCATTTAAGAGCACACTGCCTTATCTGATGACTGGAGACTCCTGGTGCAATG GACATACAACCTCATGTAAAGACCCAGCGGCAGCAGACACCGGCCCTCAAAGACAATTTGACAGT TATTGCAAGTACTATTTCAGCATGTCGGACTGTTTCCATAAGACCTGTTGGTTCCTCCATGTGCCCAAGAGAGGAGACGAGAAG TTCTGTGTGGAGACGGTGCTGAGGTTCGTCAGGTCTTCCAACCCTGTCTGTCTGCAGAGGGCAG TGTCAGTGTTTACGTCGTACTACCAGTTCAGTCCTCCAGGAgtctaccacacccctctggtcCTGAATTCTCTCCTGGCCGCTCTGCTCAAAGCTGGCTTTCTGTCTGACATCATCACGGTGCTGCACGTCAGCACCGCCCACAACATACTG CCCAGTCCAGCGTTTCTCCTGGCTCTGTTTGACTATGTGGGAGAGAAAGACCAATCCGTCTTACCTGAACTCATTCAACTCACCTCTAAG ATGGTGGATGCAGGCTTGGGGTTAAATGTGGACCAATGTGAGCGTGTCCTACACATGTTCCTTCAGTCGCCACAATACCACCCAGCAGACTCACCTGAGAATTACACAACTAAACCTGGCAACCACAG GTCGATGAACACTGAAGCGCCCACTCCTGAAGCGCTGAGTCTGGCCCATGCTCTCGTGGAG ttgtGTTCCCAGCAGGAGGACTGGGGGAGGTTGGGTGTAGTCTTCCGCTCTATATGCCACTCCCACAGAAGTCTTGTCGACTTACAGCACTTCAGCGGCTGCGTTGCCATAGCGCTGCtcgagggggacaaagacagacTGGCCCTGCCCTTCGCCTCCTTCACTGAGACAG TGTACCaggagacagaggactgggagGATGGTCTGATCAAGAGCTTCCTGGGGAGAATAGGAGTCTCTCTGATGTTCAGATACCACAAGACACAACAATGGGCCaag ggccGGAGGCTGGTGGATGTGTTATCCAGGTTAAAGGTAAACTACTCCACTCTGAAGGGACTGTTCGGTAACGAGGATGGAGCTTCTCGCTGTCACCTGATCACAATAGCTACAGAACTCTTCCTTAGGAGCGACAGTGTAGAGGGGGCACTCAACACACTCCGAG ATAACGAGTGGTTCCTGAGTTCGTGTGTGTGGCCGTGTTCGGTGGAGgacgtagcagagagaacaacgGTTCTGGTTCGACTGGCTGAGATAACATCCcacagagacacactggaggTCCTCACTAACCTGCCTGGTCTTAAGGAAcctgcag ACCTAGCAGACATCTCCATATACGGCTGTCTGTTCAACAGTCACCTCAAGTCATGTGTCgacagacagactgtgactgtggcCTCAGACACGCTGGGTTTCATGTTGTCTAAGAGCCTGGCTGTGGACCCTCCTCTGCTGCACACTCTGCTGCACAAACTGGGCAAGCAAAACATCTGGCTTCGGGCTAGAGCTCTCTTCAAAC aggccCTGTGTCTAGGCTATTACCCTGGTGTGAAGTCCGTGCCAGGCTCTCTGGCACTGACCGTTCCCTGTTCCCTGGGGGAGATGGAGATAGCTCTGGCCTTTGAGATGGTCCTCACCCTCAACACTACAACCATCCTCAACACAACAGGCACACCACAGTCCATCATCATCACActcaagag aaCAGGAGACAGTGAGAGTGAGTACTTGGCGGCAGGCAGTCGCCTCCTCTCTGCAGCGATCGTCCCCAACCCTAAACTGACCGTCCACTATACAGCGGTCAACTCCTGTCAGGAACAGCTGTTCACGGTCGACACACACACCGCACGCCGCTGGCTCCGACACAACCACACCTGGGCCAATGAGGTCTGGACACATTCCTAG